GGGAGAGGGTGAGAGGGCGATCAGGGAATGGATGGCGCCGCTGGTCGGTGTGGCAAAGAGGAACGGGAGTAAATGCATAGGGGTGGGGGACCGAAGTTCGGCTGCGGTATACTGGGACCAAAGGAGGACAGGAAATGAGGGTCGCTGACTGGCTGGACCAGCTGGAAGCGGAAAAGGTGGATGTATCGCAGATCGAATTGCCGGCGGACCTGCTCTACGAGGACCAGCCCGACGAGACGATCTTTCTCGAAGAGATCAATCCCTGTGGCATTTTCTGCAGGGGAAATCACCCCTTCTCAACCGTGGAGCGGTTCGGCGACTGGTATTACAGCCGGGGGCAGGACAAAAGTGCCGGTCTCCATTCCCCAGAGGGAAAATGGCAGCTGATAACCAGGGACAAGACGCTCGCTCTGGGTACCGCCAAGGCCCACATCGAATAGCTGGCGAGAGTTGAAAGGGGACAGAGTTCTGTCCTCTTTTTCCGTGCAGTCCGCATTCGCTGCATTCGCCTCGCTAAAACAACAGCCGGTGCCGTACGTGCTTCGGGGCATGGGACCCGATCGAGGCGATGACGAAGGCCAGCAGGACCGTTGCCGGCCCGGGGAGGAAACCATGGTGCGCCGCCCCCAGGAGGAGGAGTTTTACGAGAGTAATCACCCCCGCCAATTCCCGAAAAATCTGGCGATGCCGTAACCACTCGATGACCAGCAGCATGCCGCCGCTGACGACAGCGACGATCACATAGACACCTGGCGGACCGGGATCGCTCTCAAGAAGGTAGGCGGCCAGAAAGACCGCCGCCCCAACCAGGTGCGCTGCCCGGATCGGATTCGACAGCCGATAAGCCCAGAGAGGGCGAGAGCCGACCCTGCCCATCCTGTCCTTTTCATTCACTGCTCCATTCCCTTCCGAGAACAGTTTATTGCCTCACCCGCCTGGACGTTCCCCCCATCAGCAGCCGCATATCGGCTGGGGGTCAAGTCTTGCCTCGCCACTGCTTCTATCTTTGATAATCTCAAAAGTGGCAGGGCAAGACTTGACCCTATGTACCCTCGGAAATCCGGGAAGATTAGGGCTACAGAGGCGCTAGGCCGTGCCGTGATGGCCGCCCGGGTTGGCCATAAGCGCGCTGCGGATAAGCCAGGCGCGGATGCCGGGAAGTTCCTGACGGTACTTGGCCAGGAGTTCCTGAGCCTTGGTGTCGGAAATTTTTTCGTCCAGACGAAACCCGGAGCTCAGAAGCGGATACAGATGGGTAGCCATGTCGGCGACATCATTGGCGGACTGGCCGCTGGCTTCGCCGAGGATCTTAAAGAGGATTTCGCGATTGGTCATTTGCCCCCCTCGAGTCAAACAATTAAAACAATTTTAGCAGTCTCCGAGACGTTTTCAAAGACTAATTCGAGCCCGTCATCGCCGTATTGGAAAAGGTGGACAAGGGGATGTGGAAGCAGGGGGGGAGGGGGGGCGAAATTCCTTGGATGCAAGCTTTGCTTACGCTTCGCCGATCCGCAGCACCGGCTTGATGGTCTCACCGCGCCGGGCATCGTCCATGGCCCGGTTGATGTTGCGGAATTCGTAGAACTTCACCAGAGAGTCGAGGGGAAACGCACCCGGACCTCGGCCTCCCGCGGGCCTTCCAGTGCGAGGGACTCGATCTGCAAGGGACCGCCCTTCCGACGCAGAACGGCGGCCTGGATTCGTCGGCGGTGCGCGTTTGAAGATTGATTCGGCATCCGGCTTATTCCCCGTTTCCCATATTCTGTTTGACCTGCACGGGAGAAGGGGGGACGCCGGCAGCCTTTCCCCCCTTCAAAGGTATTCATTTTCTGCCGGCATCGCCGCTTACCCTGACTACGGCGCGAACACCATCCGACCCACCACCCCGGCATGGTCCGAGGGCCAAAGCCCGGATGGCCCTTTATCCGCCTCGTTGTTGTCCACCAAATTCGTCTTGACCCCGGCAGGTTCCTCGCTGGAGAAGATCAGATCGACGCGCTCATAGAGGTCCGACTCGAGGTTCAGGAGGTCCTCCTCCTGGCAGCAGGTAAACCCCTCCGCTTTCCCTGGCCGCAGGGTCCAGGCGTCCAGGAATCCCGCCGCTGTCAGTTGCAGGTAGGGAGGGACGATCGGCCCGGCTTGGACCGGATCGCGAGGATCCGAGTTGAAGTCCCCGACCACGATGATCGGCGCCCCCAGCGGGTTTAGCGGTTCAGAGTTCAGCACTGCGAGGACCTGGGTCAACTCAAAAGCCTGAGCCGCTTGCAGCAGACCGAACGGACCGACCTCTCGCACTTCGAGATGAGTGTTGACGAAGCGCACGGGGAAACCATCAACCCAGGCGTCGACGGCTACGAAACCTCTCTCGATAACGATCGGGGGCAACAACTCCGGGGCGAGAGGATTCGGCAGGCTGGCCACGACCTGGTAATTGCAGCCATCTTCCGACACCTGACACAGTCCGTTCAGATCGATTGTTTCAGTCACCACGTCGCCGCGCGCCAGGATCACATCGCGGTCGAGAACACCGATCAGGTTGGCGCCAAATGGAAGCGCCAGGTCCAGATGCTTGACGACAGCGGCCACCCGGTAATCAGCACCCTGCGCCGCCAGGGCGTTCAGAAGCTCTTGCAGATAGTCGTTGAACGGCGGCCCCGGATTGGCCTCGTCGATCGTGAAGTTGTAGACCTCCTGCAGGCCGACCAGGTGCGGTTTTTTCTCCACGATCTCTGCCGCTAGAGCCTCGGCCCGAGCAGGGAAATTATTGTTTTCGATCGTGCCCAGAATATCGAACACGGCCGCATAGAACTGGTCTTGATTCTGTGCGGTCATCGCCGGTGTAAGGTCGGCGCCCAGATACAGGTTCCTGGTCATCACTGTGAGCTCCTCCGCCGCGGCCCAGTTGGTCCCCTGCAGGACCAGAGCCGTAAGCAGAATGACCACACCCTTGATGCAGATGGTCCCTTTGCCTCTCATGACGTTTCTCCTCGTGATGATGCGCTAATTCTGCTCATCTTGATCGTTCGCCTGGTCCTTTCAGACCCATGGGGATCACCCCCTTCCGCGCCGCACCGGTTTTCGAAAGAACACGTCGTTTTTAATTAGCTTTTAACTAAAAAAGTACATCCTATGACTCTATCCATTAACAGAAAAAGACTATTTGTCAATGAGTTACAACTCCTGGATCCGCTACCATTCAGCGACCAGCCTATATGTTTAAGGTATCCGCACCATGGGGCGGCGGTTGAGCTAGGCAAACTAGCCAGGCATATCCCGGGGCTCAAATGAATTTTGAAAACGACAATCATTTTTTTCTTGACGGAACCGTCCGACATCTGTATTTTTGACAACGACTTTCAAATTCTGCAACAGCCAAGGAGATGCGCAGATCATGTTCCCACTCGGACTTCTCAGCCCCGGCGAGCAGGCGGAAATCGTGTCGATCAGGGAAAACCCGGAAGGCAAGTGCGAATGCCGGGTGGAGGAAATGGGCCTGCGGGTCGGCAAGACCATCGAGATGCTCACCAACGGCAGCGGCCCGATCCTGTTAAGGGTGGACGAGTCGCGGATCGCCATGGGTCGCGGCATGGCGATGAAGATCATGGTGCGGCGCACCAACTGACGGTTGATCTGAAAAGGCAGCCTCACGCGAAGCCGCGAAGGCCGCGAAGAACCCCATATAAATTGCATTTCTTCGCGCTCTTCGCGGCTTCGCGTGAAAACTAAATGAAAATGCTTTTGAATTTCGTTGCGGCCGTCGCGGCGTCGCGTGAGAAAAGTATTTTGTCGCCCTGGAGGAAATAATGAATCTGGCAAAGCT
This portion of the Desulfuromonadales bacterium genome encodes:
- a CDS encoding FeoA family protein, translated to MFPLGLLSPGEQAEIVSIRENPEGKCECRVEEMGLRVGKTIEMLTNGSGPILLRVDESRIAMGRGMAMKIMVRRTN